The genome window AAAAAAAATTATGATTAAGTGAGGCATGTCACCTTCATTCCATATGCATGATGGTTGAATATACTCTGTTAGGTGAAGTACTGTTTGGTAAAAACGTCACATATAAATATGCAGAAATTATCACCAAGATTTTGGACATGAATAATAAGAAGAATGACACCTTTGATGAGTCTCAAGCCCCCATAAAAAAGAGGTAGGTATAGTTTAGGTTTAGATTTGTAAAAAGAGAAAATTATCGGTGTCAATATATaggtcagaatatcggtaccgatatttatCGGCAATATTGACCGTTTGGGTCAAAGGTatgtttttaatgaagtttacttttcaaaaaaaaatgggAGAGATGGAGTGGGTTAATATTCATGATGTAATCTCGTAACGTGTTTCTTTTTGACTTGTTTTTCCTGTGTTTATGGCTGTTAAAAAACTAGAGCCTAAAAGCCTAACTGAAATGTATCTTTTAGACCAACGAcataatattattaaaaacaaCCCTACGTTACACTCCCTTGAAAGCAATAGAAGGAATGTCGGATTGAGGCATGGCGATGTCGTGGAGATTGGGATGTGTGGAGTCGACCAACATGAAGCATTTCAGCAACTAGCCAGCCACTATTCATTTCTGATGGTTACTTGTATATAGTATTATACCACACATATGTACAAAACCCGAATCAAGAGAAACAAAGAGGAGAGCTACTGTATTTTATCAAGTAGATGGACTAATGCTCGGCTAATCCATAAGAACAAATTTACTGTACTATCTTTAGATATCTTTGAAAGAGCAGTTTTCATGTTTTTAATCCAACCACAGAAACCCATTACTTGGAAGAAAACATGTTCCGAGTATCAGCTCCTATGATGACAAGTTTAGTGGATAGGGGAATTTAATCTCTATGGAACCTAAATGAGCCAGCCAAAGAAGATCTTTAACCGAATTCATAAAAAAGGTGTTTCTTTTCCCAAGGGACCGAACTGAAAGAGAACCCGATGCCAGTCAGTCTTCTGGCTCAAGAATGAATCTAAAACTATTCACCAAAGTCAGTCGACAAGTCCGTTTGCTTTTTGAGACTTTTGAAATGCAACACTTTTTTTGTTAGTTCAAGTAATTTGTAAGTGAAACCAAATGCTAACTGCTAACTAAAAGCTCATGTTCAGTTCATGTTCAGGCAACAATgtatcataatcataatcatatcatatcatatagaAATTTTCGTTGGTCAAAACCCTAATTACGCATGATGAAGAAATTGTGCATTTCAGTTACGCGCGTTATAAAATTCAAACCCTAATTACGCATGATGAAGAAATTGTGCATGGTCAAAACACAAACTCATGCATAGGTTGGTTTTTACCCTAGTTACGCATGTTATATCATATAGAAATTTTCGTTGGTTGTTTAAATCATCACTCGTGATTAGAGATATTTCAACAGTCGTCCAAGTGTTGCTATTGATCGGCTCTAGTTAACTAAGTGAATAATAATAGTTTACTTACTACAAATACATacaatattatttatttgtgaaCAAGATGAACCATGTTCCTTAAACAACACCcacaaaagaaagaaagaaagaaaaaatccACACCAACAATCAAACACCCAGACAAAGGTAAGATGAAGGCCTTTGTAAGCGTGGGCAGGGGTAGTCATGTATTTACATCAGGGAGGAAGTCAACCCCCACAAAAGTCAAAGGACTGCCTACTCAATTCTCCCTTTCCAACCCAAAACCattcatacatacacacacacaactCTATTCAAAACTCATAAATCCAAGATTTCAACAACCGTCTGCGAATTTCTGTGCACTGATGAGGCTTTTCCTTAACCAACTCGCTGTTTCTCTTGAAGAAACCGTTTCTTCACCAAACGCTTTCAAAACAGCAGCAACTTCTTCAAGCTTCCCTTGTTTTAACTAGCTCAAGTAAAGACTCTAATGCAACAGCTCTTTGTTGAGTCAGGTTTAGCCATTCTAATGCAACTGAACAAGTTTTAACGTGTCACTCAAAAACAGCATGCTTTCAATATCTGTATGGTGTACCTTAAAATCCAGCTTCAAACACTTTAAACCCCTAAATGGTGAACAACATCCATTCACCAGAAACGATGCAAGTAGACGAACAGTATGCCCGGAAACCGTAAGCGATTTGGCAGCTTGTAAAGTATCGAACATCATCAGCAGATTATCAAAGATTATCTTCTCTTTGCTTTTGAAGTAATGACTATCATAATTGACCACCGTGTCAAGAAGAGGAAGATGTGCTTTCAAGCGTGGGATACTATTCCCTCTCTACTGGAAATATCTAAGTTTCGGAGTCGTGAATTCACAGGGACCCATATTCGTACTGTAGGTAAAGAGAGTGAGCTCTGAAAGTTGCAGGGCATGTACATTCAAAGTTTCGCCATTTGTTGCAAGATGACAATGGACCAATCTTAACTTGTCTAGCGCCGGAAACCCTGAGAACGGATCAAGATCTCTGATAATTACCCAAGTCAGATGTAAATTGGTGAGATTCTTGAATCAGCAAAACcatatcattccacacgaaaaaagggcaattacaaagcaatggcaggtagtcgggcaacaagttgcgccgccacccccttttgaatgaTCCTGAAGATCTTGGTCCCAAAAATGAGCAACTCACATCATATTTGCTATGTAACGTCAAGCTTGTTAATGAATCCGATGACGAGATCGGCCAGATCCAGTACTTGTGTGCATCTATAGTACGTGCGACGCTTGCTTCCAATTCTTGGACACCGTGCAATAACGCGTAATCAAAAACCTGTTTTAAAATCTCGGTATTGCAACTTCCAGCATGTTTGAAGGTTAGTCTATCCAACTTCACCGGTTGACGGGATAAAGCATTAACGACAAAGTTATCAAAAGCATGGAGTGATGGTGGAGGACGGTGTAAAGGCTTAACGCGAAGATACTTATCAAAAGGATGGACTTTTTGAAAACTATCGGAGCTGAAATTGAGAACGGGAACGCAGGACCATGAAGAAACCCATGATTTCGATAACACGGATGTTTCAACGGC of Helianthus annuus cultivar XRQ/B chromosome 1, HanXRQr2.0-SUNRISE, whole genome shotgun sequence contains these proteins:
- the LOC110890079 gene encoding F-box/LRR-repeat protein At3g03030-like, with amino-acid sequence MTIKRLRQKETETETVVDSLPESLKLHILSFLDTRHAVETSVLSKSWVSSWSCVPVLNFSSDSFQKVHPFDKYLRVKPLHRPPPSLHAFDNFVVNALSRQPVKLDRLTFKHAGSCNTEILKQVFDYALLHGVQELEASVARTIDAHNHYFKSKEKIIFDNLLMMFDTLQAAKSLTVSGHTVRLLASFLVNGCCSPFRGLKCLKLDFKLKQGKLEEVAAVLKAFGEETVSSRETASWLRKSLISAQKFADGC